A genomic region of Larus michahellis chromosome 21, bLarMic1.1, whole genome shotgun sequence contains the following coding sequences:
- the KCTD20 gene encoding BTB/POZ domain-containing protein KCTD20 isoform X1, with protein sequence MSRHSSLRKRNQLLTSRRPSMNVNCAGGTDWSRNPESSCSVENRSVAVHESEESNVVLGGHSPAAVPRTEALDSECRHAACPVTPQITSMLSAPEDTHNCHFQDGSKRQSEYFNTQERHGCCALSSSINSQTVAPEKVTLVVDGTRFAVNPQIFTAHPDTMLGRMFGPGREYNFTRPNEKGEYEIAEGISSAVFRTVLDYYKTGIINCPDGISIPDLRDTCDYLCINFDFNTIKCQDLSALLHELSNDGAHKQFDSYLEELILPIMVDSARKGERECHIVVLTDEDTVDWDEDHPPPMGEEYSQILYSSKLYRFFKYIENRDVAKAVLKERGLKNIRIGIEGYPTCKEKVKRRPGGRSEVIYNYVQRPFIQMSWEKEEGKSRHVDFQCVRSKSLTNLVTVGDDVSEDHEVVMHHPPQVDELDRLNAPFSQMAVNDLPD encoded by the exons CTCTTCTCTTAGGAAACGCAACCAACTCCTGACATCACGGAGGCCCAGCATGAATGTTAACTGTGCTGGTGGGACAGACTGGTCAAGAAATCCAGAGTCCAGTTGCTCTGTGGAAAACAGAAGTGTAGCAGTCCATGAGTCAGAAGAAAGTAATGTGGTGCTAGGAGgtcacagccctgctgcagttCCCAGGACTGAGG CTTTAGATTCTGAATGCCGACACGCCGCTTGTCCAGTAACTCCCCAGATCACTAGCATGTTGTCTGCTCCTGAAGACACACACAACTGTCATTTCCAAGATGGAAGTAAGAGACAGTCAGAGTATTTTAATACCCAGGAACGCCATGGATGCTGCGCTCTGTCTTCAAGCATCAATTCACAAACAGTGGCTCCAGAGAAAGTGACGCTTGTGGTAGATGGCACTCGCTTTGCAGTGAATCCACAGATTTTCACAGCTCATCCTGATACTATGCTGGGAAG AATGTTTGGACCAGGAAGAGAATATAATTTCACCAGGCCAAATGAAAAGGGAGAATACGAAATTGCGGAAGGAATTAGCTCGGCTGTGTTCCGGACTGTGCTG GATTATTACAAAACCGGAATCATTAACTGCCCTGATGGGATTTCCATCCCAGACCTTCGAGACACATGTGATTACCTCTGCATAAACTTTGATTTCAACACAATCAAATGTCAAGATTTAA GCGCTCTGTTACATGAGCTCTCCAATGACGGTGCTCACAAGCAGTTTGACAGCTACCTGGAGGAGCTGATTCTGCCTATAATGGTGGATAGCGCAAGGAAAGGGGAACGTGAATGCCATATCGTCGTGCTGACGGATGAAGACACTGTGGACTGGGATGAAGATCATCCACCTCCGATGGGAGAGGAGTACTCGCAAA tccTTTACAGTTCCAAGCTGTACAGATTCTTCAAGTACATTGAGAACCGCGATGTTGCAAAAGCTGTATTAAAGGAGCGGGGCCTGAAAAATATTCGCATTGGCATTGAAG GATATCCCACCTGTAAAGAGAAGGTGAAGAGGAGGCCCGGTGGCCGGTCAGAAGTGATATACAACTATGTTCAACGGCCGTTCATCCAGATGTcatgggaaaaggaagaaggcaaAAGCCGTCACGTTGATTTCCAGTGTGTTCGGAGCAAATCTCTAACAAACCTAGTCACTGTGGGTGATGACGTTTCAGAGGACCATGAGGTTGTAATGCATCACCCCCCACAAGTAGATGAACTCGACAGGCTAAACGCGCCCTTCTCCCAGATGGCTGTTAACGATCTACCAGATTAG
- the KCTD20 gene encoding BTB/POZ domain-containing protein KCTD20 isoform X2, translating into MNVNCAGGTDWSRNPESSCSVENRSVAVHESEESNVVLGGHSPAAVPRTEALDSECRHAACPVTPQITSMLSAPEDTHNCHFQDGSKRQSEYFNTQERHGCCALSSSINSQTVAPEKVTLVVDGTRFAVNPQIFTAHPDTMLGRMFGPGREYNFTRPNEKGEYEIAEGISSAVFRTVLDYYKTGIINCPDGISIPDLRDTCDYLCINFDFNTIKCQDLSALLHELSNDGAHKQFDSYLEELILPIMVDSARKGERECHIVVLTDEDTVDWDEDHPPPMGEEYSQILYSSKLYRFFKYIENRDVAKAVLKERGLKNIRIGIEGYPTCKEKVKRRPGGRSEVIYNYVQRPFIQMSWEKEEGKSRHVDFQCVRSKSLTNLVTVGDDVSEDHEVVMHHPPQVDELDRLNAPFSQMAVNDLPD; encoded by the exons ATGAATGTTAACTGTGCTGGTGGGACAGACTGGTCAAGAAATCCAGAGTCCAGTTGCTCTGTGGAAAACAGAAGTGTAGCAGTCCATGAGTCAGAAGAAAGTAATGTGGTGCTAGGAGgtcacagccctgctgcagttCCCAGGACTGAGG CTTTAGATTCTGAATGCCGACACGCCGCTTGTCCAGTAACTCCCCAGATCACTAGCATGTTGTCTGCTCCTGAAGACACACACAACTGTCATTTCCAAGATGGAAGTAAGAGACAGTCAGAGTATTTTAATACCCAGGAACGCCATGGATGCTGCGCTCTGTCTTCAAGCATCAATTCACAAACAGTGGCTCCAGAGAAAGTGACGCTTGTGGTAGATGGCACTCGCTTTGCAGTGAATCCACAGATTTTCACAGCTCATCCTGATACTATGCTGGGAAG AATGTTTGGACCAGGAAGAGAATATAATTTCACCAGGCCAAATGAAAAGGGAGAATACGAAATTGCGGAAGGAATTAGCTCGGCTGTGTTCCGGACTGTGCTG GATTATTACAAAACCGGAATCATTAACTGCCCTGATGGGATTTCCATCCCAGACCTTCGAGACACATGTGATTACCTCTGCATAAACTTTGATTTCAACACAATCAAATGTCAAGATTTAA GCGCTCTGTTACATGAGCTCTCCAATGACGGTGCTCACAAGCAGTTTGACAGCTACCTGGAGGAGCTGATTCTGCCTATAATGGTGGATAGCGCAAGGAAAGGGGAACGTGAATGCCATATCGTCGTGCTGACGGATGAAGACACTGTGGACTGGGATGAAGATCATCCACCTCCGATGGGAGAGGAGTACTCGCAAA tccTTTACAGTTCCAAGCTGTACAGATTCTTCAAGTACATTGAGAACCGCGATGTTGCAAAAGCTGTATTAAAGGAGCGGGGCCTGAAAAATATTCGCATTGGCATTGAAG GATATCCCACCTGTAAAGAGAAGGTGAAGAGGAGGCCCGGTGGCCGGTCAGAAGTGATATACAACTATGTTCAACGGCCGTTCATCCAGATGTcatgggaaaaggaagaaggcaaAAGCCGTCACGTTGATTTCCAGTGTGTTCGGAGCAAATCTCTAACAAACCTAGTCACTGTGGGTGATGACGTTTCAGAGGACCATGAGGTTGTAATGCATCACCCCCCACAAGTAGATGAACTCGACAGGCTAAACGCGCCCTTCTCCCAGATGGCTGTTAACGATCTACCAGATTAG